In Castanea sativa cultivar Marrone di Chiusa Pesio chromosome 6, ASM4071231v1, a single window of DNA contains:
- the LOC142638777 gene encoding disease resistance protein UNI-like → MEMLGSIVGNIVPSVGKYWNYHKEADQHVKNLKRKWELLESQKDDIKTKFYSELRQGKKPKQEVKLWLQNVETIKGDIDIGQEPARWMFLLRMQKGEFAFKKTKEVEELYQAGDFTDGLVLDLPECIGKMMPPSTLVGKTAQRTKKEIIVCLLDNNVGKIGVYGMGGIGKTTVMKEVNNFLLNESDKFESVIWVTVSKDNDIIKLQNEIACKLKLGLPKFEDEITGAAELYTALKDRRYVLILDDLWETFALEKVGIPEPTSANECKIVLTTRDLDVCRGMSCKDIKMESLSKEEARELFLHKMEYDVFNTPYLKAIAEDVLQTCARLPLAIVTIAGSFKRLIHNYEWRDALEQLRTSLKGFDSIEKQVHEVLKFSYERLKEEKLKQCLLHCALYPEDFKIYKEELIEHLIDEGIIERMKSRQAEFDRGYSMLSKLENACLLEGVTEKYYEEGIFVKMHDLVRDMVLQVASPEFMVEGHLRLEDFPDEGNWRENLVKASLMYNKISRIPSNVSPMCPSLSTLLLQGNKSLKNVPDSLFEHLHGLKFLDLSYTDIESLPNSVFSLENLNILSLRGCCYLKHVSSLAKLTTLRKLDLGGTLITEVPDGLEMLVNLTYLNLDVGSPIIMPLGILPKLSHLQYLRFSCKVTVKGEETEKLKKLENVWVRFDDLYEFCSFIRSLEKRRLACYQIQVGESEEDVDRDIQDVGKGVILERECNLRRGGESLVLPEDVESLDIVECDDLTSLCDVPSLKQVSELKKIRLSHCKEIEHVLCFLLLLLTILFKLSR, encoded by the coding sequence ATGGAGATGTTAGGTTCGATTGTTGGAAACATAGTTCCTTCAGTAGGCAAATATTGGAATTATCACAAAGAGGCTGATCAACATGTGAAGAATCTAAAGAGAAAATGGGAATTACTGGAAAGCCAGAAGGAtgacataaaaacaaaattttattcagAACTTCGTCAAGGAAAGAAACCAAAGCAAGAAGTTAAACTTTGGCTTCAAAATGTAGAAACAATTAAGGGTGACATAGACATTGGGCAAGAACCTGCCAGATGGATGTTTCTCTTACGTATGCAGAAGGGAGAATTTGCTTTTAAGAAGACAAAAGAGGTGGAGGAACTTTATCAAGCGGGTGATTTCACTGATGGTTTGGTTCTTGATCTACCTGAATGCATTGGTAAAATGATGCCACCATCGACCTTAGTGGGAAAAACTGctcaaagaacaaagaaagagattatagTTTGCTTGTTAGATAATAATGTTGGGAAGATTGGTGTTTATGGCATGGGTGGCATTGGCAAAACGACTGTCATGAAAGAAGTTAACAATTTCTTATTAAATGAGTCAGACAAATTTGAAAGTGTAATTTGGGTGACTGTATCAAAGGATAATGATATTATCAAACTACAAAATGAAATTGCCTGCAAGTTGAAATTAGGACTCCCAAAATTTGAGGATGAAATAACAGGGGCAGCGGAGTTATACACAGCATTGAAAGATAGGAGGTATGTGCTAATCCTAGATGATTTGTGGGAAACATTTGCTCTTGAGAAAGTAGGAATTCCAGAGCCTACTTCAGCAAATGAATGCAAAATAGTATTGACAACTCGAGATCTTGATGTTTGTCGAGGAATGAGTTGTAAGGATATCAAAATGGAGTCACTTTCGAAAGAGGAGGCACGAGAGTTATTTTTGCATAAAATGGAAtatgatgtttttaatactCCATATTTGAAAGCAATTGCAGAAGATGTTCTTCAAACATGTGCTCGTTTGCCTCTTGCAATCGTCACGATAGCTGGAAGTTTCAAACGCTTAATTCACAATTATGAGTGGAGAGATGCATTGGAACAGTTAAGGACATCATTAAAGGGGTTTGACAGTATAGAGAAGCAGGTGCATGAGGTGCTTAAATTTAGTTATGAACGATTGAAAGAAGAGAAGCTTAAACAGTGTCTCTTGCATTGTGCATTATACCCTGAAGACTTCAAGATTTACAAAGAAGAGTTAATagaacatttgattgatgaaggAATTATTGAAAGAATGAAGAGTAGGCAAGCAGAGTTTGATAGGGGATATTCTATGTTGAGTAAACTTGAAAACGCTTGCTTATTAGAAGGTGTAACTGAGAAATATTATGAAGAGGGAATATTTGTGAAGATGCATGATTTGGTAAGAGACATGGTTCTCCAAGTTGCAAGTCCTGAATTTATGGTAGAAGGTCACTTGAGATTGGAGGATTTTCCAGATGAAGGAAACTGGAGAGAGAATCTCGTAAAGGCTTCTTTGATgtacaacaaaatatcaagaattCCTTCTAATGTATCACCAATGTGTCCAAGCCTTTCCACCTTGTTGCTGCAAGGTAACAAGTCATTAAAAAATGTCCCAGATTCTTTATTTGAGCATTTGCATGGGCTCAAGTTTCTTGATCTATCATATACTGACATTGAATCTTTGCCGAATTCAGTCTTTAGCTTGGAgaatcttaatatattaagccTTAGAGGGTGTTGTTATTTAAAGCATGTGTCTTCATTAGCAAAGCTTACAACATTGAGGAAGTTAGACCTTGGGGGAACTCTAATTACGGAAGTACCTGATGGTTTAGAAATGTTGGTCAACTTGACATACCTCAATCTGGACGTAGGGAGTCCAATAATCATGCCACTTGGGATTTTACCTAAACTTTCTCATCTCCAGTATCTTAGATTTTCTTGCAAAGTAACAGTGAAAGGAGAGGAGACAGAAAAGTTGAAGAAATTGGAGAATGTTTGGGTCCGTTTTGATGACTTGTACGAGTTCTGTAGTTTTATAAGATCCTTAGAGAAAAGGCGACTCGCATGTTACCAAATTCAAGTGGGAGAGTCAGAGGAAGACGTGGATCGGGATATTCAAGACGTAGGAAAAGGTGTAATTTTAGAAAGAGAGTGCAATTTAAGAAGAGGAGGTGAGTCCCTTGTGCTACCAGAAGACGTGGAATCCCTAGATATTGTAGAATGTGACGATTTAACAAGTCTATGCGATGTTCCATCTTTGAAGCAAGTAAGCGAATTGAAGAAAATACGTCTTAGCCATTGCAAAGAAATAGAGCACGTTCTTTGctttctccttcttctcttAACGATTCTCTTCAAACTCTCGAGATGA